Proteins from a genomic interval of Cucumis melo cultivar AY chromosome 7, USDA_Cmelo_AY_1.0, whole genome shotgun sequence:
- the LOC103487674 gene encoding uncharacterized protein LOC103487674, with translation MKALLGSQDVWNIVNNVCEEPESDAALSQAQREALQNIRKKDQKALTIIHQTIHDFNFEKTSGATTARHAWQILENTYKEADRVKRVCLQKLRGDYESLHMKKSESVSDYILRLLAVVNEMKRYGEVISDEQVVEKILRSLDEKFNFIIVAIEESKDLSTMLIDQLMGSLQTHEEKLLKKNKQTTKQLFQSKLKLKDKEDNLEKGNRGRGHGGNRGRSDFRDQG, from the coding sequence ATGAAAGCTTTACTCGGTTCACAAGATGTGTGGAACATTGTTAATAATGTTTGTGAAGAACCAGAAAGTGATGCGGCTTTGAGTCAAGCTCAACGAGAAGCTTTACAAAATATAAGGAAAAAAGATCAAAAGGCTCTTACCATCATTCATCAAACCATTCATGATTTCAATTTTGAGAAAACTTCTGGAGCAACTACTGCACGTCACGCATGGCAAATTTTGGAGAATACATATAAAGAAGCAGATCGAGTGAAGAGGGTTTGCCTTCAAAAATTGAGAGGTGATTATGAATCATTACATATGAAGAAGTCTGAATCAGTTTCAGATTATATTTTAAGACTGCTAGCAGTAGTAAATGAAATGAAGAGATATGGTGAGGTAATAAGTGACGAGCAAGTAGTAGAAAAGATACTTCGCtcattggatgaaaaatttaatttcatcaTTGTAGCTATTGAAGAATCAAAGGATTTGAGTACAATGTTAATTGATCAACTTATGGGTTCTTTACAAACCCATGAAGAGAAGCTTCTTAAGAAGAACAAGCAGACGACTAAGCAACTTTTTCAGTCaaagttaaaattaaaagacaagGAAGACAACCTAGAAAAAGGCAATCGAGGTCGAGGACATGGTGGCAATCGTGGACGTAGTGATTTCAGAGATCAAGGTTGA